The following coding sequences lie in one Arabidopsis thaliana chromosome 3, partial sequence genomic window:
- a CDS encoding Plant self-incompatibility protein S1 family (Plant self-incompatibility protein S1 family; LOCATED IN: endomembrane system; CONTAINS InterPro DOMAIN/s: Plant self-incompatibility S1 (InterPro:IPR010264); BEST Arabidopsis thaliana protein match is: Plant self-incompatibility protein S1 family (TAIR:AT3G55254.1); Has 256 Blast hits to 245 proteins in 13 species: Archae - 0; Bacteria - 0; Metazoa - 0; Fungi - 0; Plants - 256; Viruses - 0; Other Eukaryotes - 0 (source: NCBI BLink).), with protein MAFTSKPHFIMLCMIYYTLILFVSALVLSDAPAEAPTSGGDGLLPLSEKHVVIRNKLKNREILNVHCRSSEDDFGLKHIPWNGAWGFRFYVNFFKTTKFRCHFTWHNGGSHYFYIFKASRDDSPVGELPICKECIWEVGQDDVTPICRISREKKNNPYCFEWEDGA; from the coding sequence ATGGCTTTCACAAGTAAACCTCATTTTATAATGTTGTGTATGATCTATTATACTCTTATTCTTTTTGTGTCTGCATTAGTTCTTTCTGATGCTCCAGCGGAAGCACCAACTTCGGGCGGCGATGGCTTGTTACCTCTAAGCGAAAAACATGTTGTAATCCGCAACAAgttaaaaaatagagaaattttGAATGTACATTGCAGATCTAGTGAAGATGATTTTGGGCTTAAACATATTCCTTGGAATGGTGCATGGGGTTTCAGATTTTAtgttaacttttttaaaactacGAAATTTCGTTGTCATTTTACGTGGCATAATGGTGGAtctcattatttttatatatttaaagcATCAAGAGATGATAGTCCAGTTGGAGAACTTCCGATTTGTAAAGAATGTATATGGGAAGTAGGACAAGACGATGTAACCCCTATTTGTCGTATTTCTcgtgagaagaaaaacaatccATACTGTTTCGAATGGGAGGATGGAGCgtag
- a CDS encoding Plant self-incompatibility protein S1 family (Plant self-incompatibility protein S1 family; FUNCTIONS IN: molecular_function unknown; INVOLVED IN: biological_process unknown; LOCATED IN: endomembrane system; CONTAINS InterPro DOMAIN/s: Plant self-incompatibility S1 (InterPro:IPR010264); BEST Arabidopsis thaliana protein match is: Plant self-incompatibility protein S1 family (TAIR:AT3G55252.1); Has 30201 Blast hits to 17322 proteins in 780 species: Archae - 12; Bacteria - 1396; Metazoa - 17338; Fungi - 3422; Plants - 5037; Viruses - 0; Other Eukaryotes - 2996 (source: NCBI BLink).): MTFNNKSHFLMLFMIFSTLILFVSALDFLNAPAESPSSGADGFLPLAKKHVVIRNVVKNREILNVHCRSSEHDFGMVHIPWNGTWDFSFHVNFWKNTKFRCHFTWHNGGSHYFNIFKVYKDDNPDGRFPVCKECIWEVGKYGDNGHICRIVRDGRHLPYCFKWKDGP; encoded by the coding sequence ATgacttttaataataaatctCATTTTCTAATGTTATTTATGATCTTTTCTACTTTAATTCTTTTTGTGTCTGCTTTAGATTTTCTTAATGCTCCCGCAGAATCACCAAGTTCGGGTGCTGACGGTTTCTTACCTCTAGCCAAAAAACATGTTGTAATCCGCAATGTGgtaaaaaatagagaaattttGAATGTACATTGCAGATCCAGTGAACATGATTTTGGGATGGTCCATATTCCTTGGAATGGTACATGGGATTTCAGCTTTCACGTCAACTTTTggaaaaataccaaatttcgTTGTCACTTTACTTGGCATAATGGCGGATCTCAttactttaatatttttaaagtatacaAAGATGATAATCCAGATGGACGTTTTCCAGTTTGTAAAGAATGTATATGGGAAGTAGGAAAATATGGTGATAACGGCCATATTTGTCGTATTGTTCGTGATGGGAGACATTTGCCTTACTGTTTTAAATGGAAAGATGGTccttaa
- the PDE329 gene encoding calcium homeostasis regulator (unknown protein; FUNCTIONS IN: molecular_function unknown; INVOLVED IN: biological_process unknown; LOCATED IN: mitochondrion, chloroplast, nucleus; EXPRESSED IN: 23 plant structures; EXPRESSED DURING: 13 growth stages; Has 46 Blast hits to 46 proteins in 17 species: Archae - 0; Bacteria - 0; Metazoa - 0; Fungi - 0; Plants - 46; Viruses - 0; Other Eukaryotes - 0 (source: NCBI BLink).), with amino-acid sequence MVVVTHISTSFHQISPSFFHLRLRNPSTTSSSRPKLDGGFALSIRAYIEKPNSFSTFANKVIGSLPVIGLLARIISDEGGVGRDLVDFAEFRKRVGNKCTPDDSRAFYEFQQRRGKAGEPLYVLLCCWVAAVGAGLLKSEEILEGVTRVSISNDLEFEEQNFIALMTEARQRRAKLNIDAPTIPMELRVEKALEGIYACCFRRGLIEEEDEKLLKVMLIAVFPSVEKSEIERIIKEKATRVEEGGEEENVMAKRLPKEAIQMQMKDLEFLQQQNIES; translated from the exons ATGGTGGTTGTCACTCACATCTCCACTTCCTTCCACCAAATCTCTCCTTCCTTCTTCCATCTCCGTCTTCGTAATCCCTCCACCACTTCTTCGTCTCGTCCCAAACTCGACGGTGGTTTCGCTTTGTCAATTCGAGCTTACATAGAGAAACCAAACTCTTTCTCCACCTTCGCTAACAAAGTCATCGGTTCTCTTCCCGTTATCGGACTCCTCGCTCGAATTATCAGCGATGAAGGCGGCGTTGGTAGAGATCTCGTCGATTTCGCTGAGTTTAGGAAACGAGTTGGGAATAAATGTACTCCTGATGATTCTAGGGCTTTCTATGAGTTCCAACAGCGACGAGGCAAG gCAGGTGAGCCTTTGTATGTGCTTCTGTGTTGTTGGGTTGCTGCAGTAGGTGCAGGTCTTCTCAAATCTGAAGAGATTCTTGAAGGTGTTACTAGAGTTAGCATTTCCAATGATCTCGAGTTTGAAGAACAGAACTTCATTGCTTTGATGACTGAAGCTAGACAG AGAAGAGCAAAGTTGAACATTGATGCGCCAACAATACCGATGGAACTAAGAGTTGAAAAGGCTCTTGAAGGTATTTATGCTTGTTGCTTTCGGAGAGGACTTATTGAAGAGGAGGATGAGAAGCTTCTTAAAGTGATGTTAATAGCGGTTTTCCCATCGGTTGAGAAGTCTGAGATAGAGAGAATCATCAAAGAGAAGGCGACAAGGGTTGAGGAAggaggagaggaagagaatgttATGGCGAAACGGTTGCCTAAAGAAGCTATTCAAATGCAGATGAAGGATCTTGAATTccttcaacaacaaaacatagagTCTTAA